From Natronorubrum halophilum, a single genomic window includes:
- a CDS encoding IclR family transcriptional regulator translates to MKRSYLILDELRMRGRAGTTELADALELPKSTVHNHLLTLAKLGYLVGEEGSYRLGARYLHLGQESRNSRAVFRHGRDAAETLAEQSEKYCQLAIEENGDVAVIQSTQWVPDNGTRPSQQPYPMRAHLHTNALGKAILAHLPPERITEIIDRRGLTAQTELTVTDEDTLRTEIETIRDRGYAVDRGELIRGMVGVAAPIVTDQTVHGAVAAYGAGNEMEEALDEGLPDLVTETADDIRADIVFARPD, encoded by the coding sequence GTGAAACGGTCGTATCTTATCCTTGACGAACTACGCATGCGCGGTCGAGCGGGGACAACCGAACTCGCGGATGCGCTGGAACTCCCGAAGAGCACCGTCCACAACCATCTCCTGACACTCGCGAAGCTCGGTTATCTCGTCGGAGAGGAGGGGTCCTACCGGCTCGGGGCCCGGTATCTCCACTTAGGACAAGAGTCACGAAACTCCCGTGCAGTGTTCCGGCACGGCCGCGACGCCGCTGAAACGCTCGCAGAGCAGTCGGAGAAGTACTGTCAACTTGCCATCGAAGAAAATGGAGACGTGGCAGTAATTCAGTCCACACAGTGGGTTCCCGATAACGGTACTCGTCCATCCCAACAGCCGTATCCCATGCGGGCACACCTTCACACGAATGCGCTCGGGAAGGCGATACTCGCACACCTGCCGCCCGAACGAATTACGGAGATTATCGACCGACGCGGCCTGACGGCCCAGACGGAACTGACCGTGACCGACGAGGACACCCTCCGAACTGAGATCGAGACCATACGCGACCGGGGATACGCCGTTGACCGGGGCGAACTCATCAGAGGGATGGTCGGTGTCGCTGCTCCTATCGTAACTGACCAGACCGTTCACGGGGCAGTCGCCGCTTACGGCGCCGGCAATGAGATGGAGGAGGCACTCGACGAAGGGTTGCCCGATCTCGTCACGGAGACTGCGGATGATATTCGGGCAGATATCGTCTTTGCGCGCCCCGACTAG
- a CDS encoding class I adenylate-forming enzyme family protein: protein MNFGNVVDHAARNAPDSWAVGDLKRQLTYAELSTESSAAANLLVARGVESDDRVAICLRNQVPFLTAYLGAMKCGAVPVPINTRFTDEQVHYVLDTSDVSVLVTDEAFESLATDVETMITVDGCVGAKFRTLLEEVSDTYTVYPRRSAETAAVVYSSGTTGRPKGVCHTHGNIIANARGICTYHRLTRDDIGLTVSQCFHVTGLNVTTTPLLLAEAENWFLPEWDAVSMAENIETREITYTFLTPNMVSDLITDEAVDNYDFSSLQRVVVGGAPMPTELFDAAEATLHATVLEGYGMTETTPLAAFNRPDTEVRKPGSVGPPAYEVVDLRIEDLETEQPVNRGERGELLWRGDTVTPGFERQQRDAESFVERDGTRWLRSGDIGYLDKHGHLFVVGRRGNMFTVGCANVYPREIEEVLYEIDGVTGAAIIDALDDRQGAVITAIVTRDGDVTKARIREICTARLREHEVPERIEFVDDIPRTSTGKIDRVALENHFGTLSSA from the coding sequence ATGAACTTCGGGAACGTCGTTGATCACGCTGCGAGGAATGCTCCGGACTCGTGGGCGGTAGGAGACTTGAAACGGCAGTTAACGTATGCCGAACTGTCGACGGAGTCAAGTGCAGCAGCGAACCTTCTCGTCGCGCGCGGTGTAGAGTCCGACGATCGCGTCGCCATCTGTCTCCGGAATCAGGTTCCGTTCTTGACCGCGTACCTCGGTGCGATGAAGTGCGGCGCCGTTCCTGTCCCCATCAACACGAGATTCACCGACGAACAGGTGCACTACGTGCTCGACACTAGTGACGTCTCGGTCCTCGTGACTGACGAGGCGTTCGAATCTCTCGCGACGGACGTAGAAACGATGATTACCGTCGACGGGTGCGTCGGTGCTAAATTTCGCACGTTGCTTGAGGAAGTGTCGGACACGTATACCGTCTATCCGCGACGGAGCGCCGAGACGGCAGCGGTCGTTTACAGCAGCGGCACGACCGGACGCCCGAAAGGTGTCTGTCATACTCACGGCAATATCATTGCCAATGCACGGGGAATTTGTACGTATCATCGCTTAACCCGAGACGATATCGGTCTGACGGTGAGTCAGTGTTTCCATGTCACCGGTCTCAACGTCACGACGACGCCGCTACTCCTGGCCGAGGCGGAGAATTGGTTCCTGCCGGAGTGGGATGCCGTCTCCATGGCGGAGAACATCGAGACTCGAGAAATCACCTATACGTTCCTCACACCAAATATGGTGAGTGATCTGATCACTGACGAGGCTGTCGACAACTACGATTTCTCGTCACTGCAGCGGGTCGTTGTCGGTGGAGCACCGATGCCGACAGAACTGTTCGACGCTGCCGAGGCAACACTCCATGCGACGGTCCTCGAGGGGTACGGGATGACCGAGACGACACCGCTGGCGGCATTTAATCGGCCCGATACGGAGGTGCGGAAGCCAGGCAGTGTCGGTCCGCCAGCTTACGAAGTCGTCGACCTGCGCATCGAGGACCTCGAGACGGAGCAGCCAGTTAACCGGGGGGAACGCGGCGAACTACTCTGGCGGGGGGACACGGTGACACCGGGTTTCGAGCGCCAGCAGCGTGACGCCGAGTCTTTCGTTGAGCGGGATGGAACTCGGTGGCTCCGCTCGGGCGATATTGGATATCTCGATAAGCACGGTCACCTCTTCGTCGTTGGTCGGCGTGGGAATATGTTCACTGTCGGTTGTGCAAACGTCTACCCACGCGAAATCGAGGAGGTCCTCTACGAAATCGACGGCGTCACGGGAGCAGCGATTATCGATGCTCTTGACGATCGCCAAGGCGCAGTCATCACGGCCATCGTCACACGTGATGGCGACGTCACCAAGGCACGGATCCGCGAGATTTGTACCGCCCGCCTCAGAGAACACGAGGTGCCAGAGCGAATTGAATTCGTCGACGACATTCCCCGTACGTCGACTGGGAAGATCGACCGTGTAGCGCTTGAGAACCATTTTGGAACACTCTCTTCCGCCTGA
- a CDS encoding IS1595 family transposase, with amino-acid sequence MSSTIPTFGRMLRQLVDLEVLALRTEPLDVRIERRLKQFWADAICPHCDHQSIRVWDDLDRIWCRNCDFRPVYTYGTPFHEKHLSCGEVLLAYILYADTLLSISQIAVLVDRTYMTVDYAIRDVEAAISRGFPAVWARIQQTMLGPTEVDESGKVCSGYKGQDPPRESRYRGGSFRRGRIRWKGRHGDQLTLVAARRDELTVIRAKKGIRFESDLLSVIQETEDLSQWLGEVWTDGLQAYRRLDYDHRVVMHDERYVSPDGVHINHVESLWSVIHPWLRKFRGLSKQGLEQAAHTFGLLQSLNRVRAPILTLVDSVAIDSFHSST; translated from the coding sequence ATGTCCAGTACCATTCCAACTTTCGGCAGGATGCTACGTCAACTAGTGGACCTAGAGGTCTTAGCCCTTCGGACGGAGCCGCTCGATGTCCGCATCGAGCGGCGACTCAAGCAGTTCTGGGCGGACGCTATTTGTCCACACTGCGATCACCAGAGCATTCGTGTCTGGGACGATCTCGACCGTATTTGGTGCCGAAACTGTGATTTTCGCCCAGTATACACGTATGGAACGCCATTCCACGAGAAGCACCTCTCCTGCGGTGAGGTGCTTCTCGCGTACATTCTCTACGCTGATACGTTGTTGAGCATCTCACAGATCGCGGTATTGGTTGATCGAACCTACATGACCGTCGATTACGCGATTCGAGACGTGGAAGCCGCGATTTCTCGCGGCTTCCCCGCTGTTTGGGCACGAATCCAGCAGACGATGCTTGGTCCGACTGAAGTCGATGAGAGCGGCAAAGTCTGTTCGGGCTACAAAGGACAAGATCCCCCACGAGAGAGCCGCTATCGTGGGGGATCGTTCCGTAGGGGACGCATTCGCTGGAAGGGGCGTCACGGCGATCAGCTAACACTCGTCGCGGCACGCCGCGACGAGCTCACCGTGATCCGGGCAAAGAAAGGAATTCGCTTTGAGAGTGATCTTCTCAGCGTGATCCAGGAGACTGAAGACCTCTCCCAGTGGCTGGGAGAGGTCTGGACCGATGGGTTGCAAGCGTATCGGAGACTCGACTATGATCATCGAGTTGTGATGCACGACGAACGGTATGTTTCGCCTGACGGCGTCCACATTAACCACGTCGAGAGTCTCTGGTCGGTGATTCATCCGTGGCTGCGGAAGTTCCGCGGCCTGTCCAAGCAGGGCTTGGAACAGGCCGCTCACACTTTCGGATTGCTCCAGTCATTAAATCGCGTGAGGGCACCGATATTGACACTCGTCGATAGCGTTGCGATCGACTCGTTCCACAGTTCTACATAA
- a CDS encoding GIY-YIG nuclease family protein, with the protein MIKAALWESWLKDTLLQDLRSDETPDPVPFFEHAEGEPETSSALSSYKWGKNDGEYLYLVYLLDDTDACDVTPIYVGESADISSRIGQHSRKIRNALPITEWEDDGQWGSFSKYDHIAAMRHPTLVDVGINALAIAASLGWYLLEPYIEVVRPLSPRNRQRQPGTQRPY; encoded by the coding sequence ATGATCAAAGCAGCACTGTGGGAATCTTGGCTCAAGGACACGCTCCTACAGGATCTTCGCTCTGACGAGACTCCGGACCCGGTCCCGTTTTTCGAACACGCAGAGGGCGAACCCGAGACGAGCAGTGCACTAAGCAGTTACAAGTGGGGTAAGAACGACGGAGAGTACCTCTATCTGGTGTATCTGTTGGATGATACGGACGCCTGCGACGTGACACCGATCTACGTCGGCGAATCTGCCGATATCAGTTCGCGAATCGGGCAGCACTCCCGAAAGATTCGGAATGCACTCCCAATCACGGAGTGGGAGGATGACGGTCAGTGGGGTAGTTTTTCGAAATACGACCATATCGCTGCAATGCGTCATCCAACGCTCGTGGACGTTGGGATCAATGCTCTCGCTATCGCGGCGAGTCTTGGCTGGTATCTCCTCGAGCCATACATCGAGGTCGTTCGACCCCTCAGTCCACGTAATCGACAACGGCAGCCGGGAACGCAGCGTCCTTACTGA
- a CDS encoding undecaprenyl-diphosphate phosphatase encodes MIDEYWDLIVAILAGVVQGVVEWLPVSSQGNLSLFLTLVGTSPDHALQLALFLQLGTTLSSALYYRADILESLEAAPEWRPQTAFVGPNAVTSFVVVACLATGLIGLPLYFLAVGFVSELSGGVFIAAIGLLLVLTGVLQLASESVDLAAKSEPTLWDAILVGAVQGLSILPGVSRSGVTTSALIFRSYEAPSAFRLSFLLSIPAGIGAGLLIFVTEGGVPGVSLEAALVALATSAIVGYATIGILMRVVERVPFWLVCFGLGGLAIVGGGGVTLLGA; translated from the coding sequence ATGATCGACGAGTATTGGGATCTGATCGTCGCGATCCTGGCGGGGGTCGTCCAGGGGGTCGTCGAGTGGCTGCCAGTGTCCTCACAGGGCAACCTCTCGCTTTTTCTGACGCTCGTCGGAACGTCACCGGATCACGCCCTGCAACTGGCGCTGTTCTTACAACTGGGAACGACGCTCTCGTCGGCGCTGTACTACCGAGCGGATATCCTCGAGAGTCTCGAGGCAGCCCCCGAATGGCGACCACAGACAGCCTTCGTCGGGCCGAACGCAGTGACATCGTTCGTCGTCGTGGCGTGTCTCGCGACGGGGCTGATCGGCCTCCCGCTGTATTTCCTGGCAGTTGGGTTCGTCAGCGAGCTGTCGGGCGGCGTGTTCATCGCGGCGATCGGACTCCTACTGGTGCTGACGGGCGTGTTGCAGCTCGCCTCGGAGTCAGTCGACCTCGCAGCCAAATCCGAACCGACACTTTGGGACGCAATCCTCGTCGGGGCTGTTCAGGGACTCTCGATCCTTCCGGGCGTCTCTCGATCTGGCGTCACGACGAGTGCCCTCATCTTCCGGTCGTACGAGGCTCCCTCGGCGTTTCGCCTGTCGTTCTTGCTGTCGATTCCGGCGGGGATCGGTGCTGGTCTGTTGATTTTCGTCACTGAAGGCGGTGTCCCAGGCGTGAGTCTCGAGGCAGCACTCGTAGCACTGGCGACGAGCGCCATCGTAGGGTATGCAACGATCGGGATCCTGATGCGCGTCGTCGAGCGCGTGCCGTTCTGGCTGGTGTGTTTCGGGTTAGGTGGATTAGCGATTGTCGGCGGTGGCGGCGTGACGCTGCTCGGCGCGTGA
- the aglF gene encoding UTP--glucose-1-phosphate uridylyltransferase AglF, with product MQAVVLAAGEGTRLRPLTEDKPKGMVEIDGEPILTHCFDQLVDLGAEELVVVVGYLKERIIDHFGDEYREVPITYAHQREQAGLAHALLTVEEHIEDDFMLILGDNVFEANLEDVVRRQQEERADAAFLVEEVEWEEASRYGVCDTNQYGEITDVVEKPDDPPSNLVMTGFYTFSPAIFHACHLVQPSNRGEYEISEAIDLLIQSGRTIDAIGLDGWRIDVGYPEDRDEAERRLQDEAGVAVEATSD from the coding sequence ATGCAAGCAGTCGTACTCGCCGCAGGCGAAGGGACACGGCTTCGACCGCTGACTGAGGATAAACCAAAAGGGATGGTCGAAATCGACGGGGAACCGATCCTCACACACTGTTTCGACCAGCTCGTCGACCTCGGTGCGGAGGAACTCGTCGTGGTCGTCGGCTATCTCAAAGAACGGATCATCGATCACTTCGGCGATGAATACCGAGAGGTACCGATCACGTACGCCCACCAGCGCGAGCAGGCCGGACTGGCTCACGCGCTGTTGACCGTCGAAGAGCACATCGAGGACGACTTTATGCTCATTCTGGGCGACAACGTCTTCGAGGCAAACCTCGAGGACGTCGTGCGTCGTCAGCAAGAGGAGCGTGCGGATGCCGCATTCCTGGTCGAAGAAGTCGAGTGGGAAGAAGCCTCTCGCTACGGGGTCTGTGATACCAACCAGTATGGCGAAATCACGGACGTCGTCGAAAAGCCCGACGACCCACCATCCAACCTCGTTATGACCGGCTTCTATACGTTCTCGCCGGCGATCTTCCACGCTTGTCATCTGGTTCAGCCCTCGAACCGCGGCGAGTACGAGATCAGTGAAGCGATTGATTTACTGATTCAGAGTGGGCGGACGATCGACGCGATCGGGCTGGATGGCTGGCGGATCGACGTTGGCTACCCCGAGGATCGAGACGAGGCCGAACGACGGCTCCAAGATGAGGCCGGCGTCGCTGTCGAAGCCACGTCCGACTGA
- the aglM gene encoding UDP-glucose 6-dehydrogenase AglM has protein sequence MHITVIGSGYVGTTIAACFAELGHDVTAIDIDEEIVAALNDGRAPISEPGLEEFLEAHAGERLTATTSYDAVPESDITFLAIGTPSNADGSIDLTALEAAAEATGESLAEKTESHLVVIKSTVPPPSITYVLEPAVHRGANENEHIEIGMNPEFLREGSAVSDFLHPDKIVYGTHSDWATEMLHAVFEPLFDDHDAHVVETDPQTASMTKYANNAFLASKISLVNDLGNICKEFDLDAYEVMEAIGLDDRISEQFLRSGVGWGGSCFPKDVDAIIAAAREEGYDPALLEAAVEINDRQPERLLDLLTDHVSLGDARIAVLGLAFKSDTDDIRNSRAIPVIDALQARGADVIAYDPVAAEEMAERFPNVDYTRTAADALRDADSALVVTDWAEFSDLDEEFDAMATPVVIDGRRCIERRDGIVYEGLTW, from the coding sequence ATGCACATCACGGTCATCGGTAGCGGCTATGTGGGTACGACGATCGCGGCCTGCTTTGCGGAACTCGGCCACGACGTAACGGCGATCGACATCGACGAGGAGATCGTCGCAGCGCTCAACGATGGGCGAGCACCGATTTCGGAGCCCGGACTCGAAGAGTTCCTCGAGGCCCACGCCGGCGAGCGACTCACTGCGACGACGTCGTACGACGCGGTCCCGGAGTCCGACATCACGTTCCTGGCGATCGGGACGCCCTCGAACGCGGACGGAAGTATCGATCTTACGGCACTCGAGGCCGCTGCTGAAGCGACCGGCGAGTCACTCGCCGAGAAGACGGAATCACATTTAGTCGTGATCAAGAGTACGGTACCCCCGCCGAGTATTACGTACGTGCTCGAACCAGCAGTCCACCGAGGGGCGAACGAGAACGAGCATATCGAGATCGGGATGAACCCCGAGTTCCTCCGCGAGGGCAGTGCCGTTTCGGACTTTTTGCATCCGGATAAGATCGTCTACGGGACGCACTCGGACTGGGCAACGGAGATGCTTCATGCGGTGTTCGAACCGCTCTTCGATGATCACGATGCCCACGTCGTCGAAACTGACCCACAGACCGCATCGATGACGAAGTACGCGAACAACGCCTTTCTCGCCTCGAAGATCAGTCTGGTGAACGACCTCGGGAACATCTGCAAAGAGTTCGATCTCGACGCCTACGAGGTGATGGAGGCAATCGGCCTCGACGACCGGATCTCCGAGCAGTTCCTCCGCAGTGGCGTCGGCTGGGGCGGCTCTTGTTTCCCGAAGGACGTTGACGCGATCATTGCGGCCGCGCGCGAGGAAGGCTACGATCCGGCGCTGCTCGAGGCGGCCGTCGAGATCAACGACCGCCAGCCCGAGCGACTTCTCGATCTTCTGACCGACCACGTCTCCCTCGGGGATGCACGCATCGCCGTCCTCGGGCTCGCGTTCAAATCGGACACCGACGACATTCGGAACTCGCGGGCGATTCCCGTGATCGACGCCCTCCAGGCCCGAGGTGCAGATGTCATCGCATATGATCCGGTCGCCGCCGAGGAAATGGCCGAGCGGTTCCCGAATGTCGACTACACACGGACGGCCGCGGACGCGCTCCGCGATGCGGATAGTGCGCTCGTCGTCACCGACTGGGCGGAGTTCAGCGACCTCGACGAGGAGTTCGACGCGATGGCGACGCCGGTCGTGATCGATGGACGCCGGTGTATCGAGCGTCGCGATGGAATCGTCTACGAAGGCCTCACCTGGTGA
- a CDS encoding FGGY-family carbohydrate kinase → MESSTKASPGDLTYRLTGERHTDTSEGSVFYGPNTEYDEQVFAALGIEEAFDALPPVVPSTDVCGTVTASAADHTGLPEGTPVATGLHDVAACTLGAGVVDPGDGLLILGTWGQSVAVLEAPENGVDGLPRRYLDKWLRYKGIRSGAACVDWFVENFGGTWRREADERGVSPYVVYEEAVTDVPPGSDGLLFHPFLKGSTDNPNSTGGFYGLRLEHTPAHMLRAIYEGVAITQARALESITLDLDTVRLTGGGAQSEAWAQMFADISTRTVTVPTERETGALGAALCGGVAADVYPDAETAVEQTIGTAAQYDPDAATEARYAALVDAFKEVSEAMDGPWETLKQLGEK, encoded by the coding sequence ATGGAATCGTCTACGAAGGCCTCACCTGGTGACCTCACCTATCGACTGACCGGCGAACGCCACACGGACACCTCGGAGGGCAGCGTCTTCTACGGCCCGAACACCGAATACGACGAGCAGGTGTTCGCCGCACTCGGCATCGAGGAGGCGTTCGACGCGCTCCCGCCCGTCGTCCCGAGCACGGACGTCTGCGGAACGGTGACAGCGTCTGCAGCCGATCACACCGGCCTCCCAGAGGGTACGCCGGTCGCCACAGGCCTCCACGACGTTGCCGCCTGCACCCTCGGCGCAGGCGTCGTCGATCCCGGCGATGGCCTGCTAATTCTCGGAACGTGGGGGCAGAGCGTCGCCGTTTTGGAGGCGCCCGAGAACGGCGTGGACGGCCTCCCGCGGCGCTACCTCGACAAGTGGCTGCGCTACAAGGGTATCCGCTCCGGGGCGGCGTGTGTCGACTGGTTTGTCGAGAACTTCGGCGGCACCTGGCGCCGCGAAGCCGACGAGCGCGGCGTCTCCCCGTACGTCGTTTACGAGGAGGCCGTGACGGACGTCCCGCCCGGGTCAGACGGTCTGCTCTTCCACCCCTTCCTCAAGGGCTCGACGGACAACCCGAACAGCACTGGCGGGTTCTACGGTCTCCGCCTCGAACACACGCCCGCTCACATGCTCCGAGCCATATACGAGGGCGTCGCCATCACGCAGGCGCGCGCCCTCGAGTCGATCACCCTCGACCTTGACACTGTGCGGCTCACTGGCGGCGGCGCGCAGAGTGAGGCGTGGGCGCAGATGTTCGCCGACATCTCGACGCGCACCGTGACGGTGCCGACCGAACGCGAAACCGGTGCGCTCGGCGCGGCGCTCTGCGGCGGCGTCGCTGCAGACGTCTACCCGGACGCCGAGACGGCCGTCGAACAGACTATTGGCACGGCCGCCCAGTACGACCCGGATGCGGCAACCGAAGCGCGCTACGCTGCGCTCGTCGATGCCTTCAAGGAAGTTTCAGAGGCGATGGACGGTCCATGGGAAACATTAAAGCAGTTGGGTGAAAAATAA
- a CDS encoding 2-hydroxyacid dehydrogenase — MQVLLCGDPQQPSEYMYEALGHLEDEDVTFERMDWMGDASPTEFRNVTMDMESLGPGSYNTDDIATNLDGIDAIVVHKAPVSRELIEGADLELVAAARGGTENIDIEAATDNDVTVLHAPGRNRDAVADYAVSMLLARLREIPFNYADLSSGEWNQVFDPDQLPPDVRTMTVGIVGFGHIGRGVARRLNSFNPDLFVYDPYVDDDEIRETGAEPASLETLLGESDAVTLHVRLSEETEDMISTEEFEQMNSDGYLVNTARGGLVDTDALVKAVQNDEIAGAALDVFEEEPIPEGHPLLDLNGVILTPHVAGSTRDAVLGGPRIIATQLEDYLDGEAPEQVVA; from the coding sequence ATGCAGGTACTACTCTGTGGAGACCCCCAGCAGCCAAGCGAATACATGTACGAGGCTCTCGGCCACCTTGAAGACGAGGACGTGACGTTCGAGCGTATGGACTGGATGGGCGACGCCTCGCCGACCGAGTTCCGTAACGTCACGATGGACATGGAGTCGCTCGGTCCCGGGAGCTACAACACGGATGATATTGCCACGAACCTCGATGGTATTGACGCAATCGTTGTTCACAAGGCGCCCGTGTCGCGCGAACTCATTGAGGGTGCGGACCTCGAACTCGTCGCCGCGGCCCGCGGTGGCACCGAGAACATCGACATCGAGGCGGCCACCGACAACGATGTCACCGTCCTGCACGCGCCCGGCCGGAACCGGGACGCCGTCGCGGACTACGCCGTCTCGATGCTGCTCGCGCGCCTCCGCGAGATTCCGTTCAATTACGCCGACCTCTCGAGCGGCGAGTGGAACCAGGTTTTCGACCCTGACCAACTTCCCCCGGACGTCCGCACAATGACGGTCGGTATCGTCGGGTTCGGCCACATCGGCCGCGGCGTCGCGCGGCGCCTGAACAGCTTCAACCCCGACCTCTTCGTTTACGACCCCTACGTTGACGACGACGAAATCCGCGAGACCGGCGCGGAACCAGCGTCCCTCGAGACGCTCCTCGGTGAGTCGGACGCGGTCACTCTCCACGTCCGTCTCTCTGAGGAGACGGAGGATATGATTAGTACTGAGGAGTTCGAACAAATGAACAGCGATGGTTACCTCGTCAACACTGCCCGTGGCGGCCTCGTCGACACGGACGCCCTCGTTAAGGCTGTCCAAAACGACGAGATCGCCGGCGCCGCGCTTGATGTATTCGAAGAGGAACCGATTCCCGAAGGCCACCCACTCCTTGACCTCAACGGCGTCATCCTCACCCCACACGTCGCCGGGTCGACTCGCGACGCCGTCCTCGGTGGCCCCCGCATCATCGCCACCCAACTCGAAGACTACCTCGACGGCGAGGCGCCCGAACAAGTCGTTGCCTGA
- a CDS encoding IS6 family transposase, whose protein sequence is MLADLLSESYDADLEEAWENERTATPVRAFAVRLHATGCSLRETTTILTELGVERSHGAVWNWVHRLADSVSDPPSAKPTRVAVDETAVKINGEWSWLYAAIDLGTKLILDIQLFGRHGTDPAAAFLHGLHEEHDLSEAVFLVEQFGYRTALARLGLNGRVNYTDRNLIEKWFHTLKMRVDRFHNSWVGSRASARKWIEQFVHYYNHQRPHQSLDGRTPADEVLN, encoded by the coding sequence ATGCTCGCAGACCTGCTCAGCGAGAGCTACGACGCGGATTTAGAAGAAGCTTGGGAGAACGAGCGGACGGCGACGCCCGTCAGGGCGTTCGCCGTCCGGCTCCACGCAACTGGATGTTCGCTTCGGGAGACAACAACGATTCTCACCGAATTAGGCGTTGAACGCTCTCATGGTGCAGTTTGGAATTGGGTACATCGGCTGGCTGACAGCGTTTCTGACCCGCCGTCGGCGAAGCCGACGCGGGTCGCGGTTGATGAGACCGCTGTCAAAATTAACGGAGAGTGGTCTTGGTTGTACGCTGCAATAGACCTCGGCACAAAGTTAATTCTCGACATTCAGTTGTTCGGACGCCACGGCACCGATCCGGCAGCTGCATTCCTGCATGGACTTCACGAGGAACACGATCTCTCCGAAGCGGTGTTTCTCGTCGAGCAGTTTGGCTACCGGACTGCCCTTGCTCGATTAGGATTGAACGGTCGAGTGAACTACACCGACCGAAACCTCATCGAAAAGTGGTTTCACACGCTCAAAATGCGAGTTGACCGTTTCCATAACTCGTGGGTGGGCAGTCGGGCGAGCGCACGCAAATGGATTGAACAGTTCGTACATTACTATAACCATCAGAGACCGCATCAATCGCTCGATGGACGAACGCCAGCTGACGAGGTGCTAAATTAG
- a CDS encoding PAS domain-containing sensor histidine kinase has translation MNSSMALCRAATDNLPLSVAVLNAEGDILSTNAEWQEFGRENDIEMAPECIGANYLDTCDRSGDDEYARRAGAGIREVLAGEQEQFTLEYPCHSPDPPRWFLLNAAPVTDDSEMYAVVTHLNITDRKLTELAVSKQNDDLVAISRLISHDLRNPLTIALGWLDMWESPEADQVENALKRMEEIISDGLMLVQMEPSDDNKETVDLGEIASTSWEYVDSLDATLTVDDKLTVVAHASLLQNIFENLFRNAVNHGGSDVTICVGKTQRGFYIEDDGSGIPEEKRDTVFEVGYTNSTGGNGFGLAIVKRLVLLHGWNIQVTEADTGGARFEIDTSVGAVEHAYPELKHSHV, from the coding sequence ATGAATTCATCGATGGCCCTATGTCGAGCAGCTACGGATAATCTTCCGCTTTCAGTTGCAGTGCTAAACGCAGAAGGCGACATTTTGTCAACGAATGCGGAGTGGCAAGAGTTTGGTCGTGAAAATGACATCGAAATGGCTCCCGAATGTATCGGAGCGAATTATTTAGATACCTGTGATCGGTCTGGCGACGATGAGTACGCAAGACGTGCTGGTGCTGGCATCCGCGAGGTACTGGCCGGAGAACAAGAGCAGTTCACGCTCGAATATCCCTGTCATTCGCCCGATCCCCCTCGATGGTTTCTGCTGAATGCTGCACCCGTAACAGACGACAGCGAGATGTACGCGGTGGTGACGCACTTGAATATCACCGACCGAAAACTCACCGAATTAGCGGTGTCGAAGCAAAATGACGATCTCGTGGCGATTTCGCGCCTAATTTCTCACGATCTTCGCAATCCGCTCACGATCGCGCTCGGCTGGTTGGACATGTGGGAATCTCCTGAAGCAGACCAGGTAGAAAATGCTCTCAAACGGATGGAAGAAATCATCTCCGACGGCTTGATGCTTGTCCAGATGGAGCCGTCAGATGATAATAAAGAAACAGTTGATCTCGGGGAGATTGCTTCTACCAGTTGGGAGTATGTCGATTCCCTCGACGCAACGTTGACGGTCGATGATAAATTGACGGTCGTGGCACACGCATCTCTCCTTCAAAATATCTTCGAGAACCTCTTTCGTAACGCCGTCAACCACGGCGGTAGCGATGTTACGATTTGCGTTGGGAAAACGCAACGTGGGTTCTACATCGAAGACGACGGCTCCGGTATTCCGGAAGAGAAGCGAGATACCGTGTTCGAAGTCGGTTACACAAACTCCACGGGTGGTAATGGCTTCGGGCTAGCTATCGTGAAGCGGCTGGTACTTCTCCACGGGTGGAACATACAAGTGACGGAAGCCGACACAGGTGGTGCGAGATTCGAAATCGACACCAGTGTTGGAGCAGTCGAACACGCGTATCCGGAACTGAAACATTCGCATGTGTAG